One window of Aspergillus oryzae RIB40 DNA, chromosome 3 genomic DNA carries:
- a CDS encoding NAD(P)/FAD-dependent oxidoreductase (FAD-dependent oxidoreductase), whose protein sequence is MANKTSPKTDTILIIGAGVFGLSTALELSSRGYKNITVLDRYPPPVPDGSSVDISRIIRSEYADPVYSQMAQEALKGWKSEYKDHYHHTGFVMLSETASNPYIKKSLDIIHAQGRTLKEFVNGNGLKEMYPDLHADLSSLRAYHNPEGGWADAEGSIRHLSHRCSQAGVSFVTGPRGTVLSLRTQGSRVVGVNVASGDFIPANQVILSTGAWSNLLLDVTHTASASGQPVGFIQLSPEEARSIAKTPVMINLSSGIFCFPPTPGTNILKVARHSYGFATSIRSVATNRTVSSPKLGSNNADKSFLPQEADKALRDGLRQLIPRFADRPWSNRRLCWYTDTPEGDFVVDYHPQMDGLFVAIGGAGHGFKFLPVLGRYIADRYENCAPEALRQKWRLRLPDGSGDLKIGDGSRGGPPLRMLSAEEQSKL, encoded by the exons ATGGCAAACAAAACTTCGCCCAAGACAGACACTATTCTCATCATAGGCGCAGGCGTCTTTGGTCTATCAACGGCACTTGAATTGAGCTCGCGCGGGTACAAAAATATTACTGTTCTCGACCGCTATCCACCTCCAGTCCCAGATGGTAGCAGTGTCGACATTTCTCGAATTATCCGATCCGAATATGCTGACCCCGTGTATTCCCAAATGGCTCAAGAGGCTCTCAAGGGTTGGAAATCGGAGTACAAAGACCACTATCACCATACAGGATTTGTCATGCTATCGGAGACAGCGTCAAATCCTTACATTAAAAAATCACTAGACATTATTCATGCTCAAGGCCGGACACTGAAAGAGTTTGTGAATGGGAATGGCCTGAAAGAGATGTATCCGGATCTCCACGCGGACCTCAGTAGTCTTCGGGCATATCATAACCCTGAAGGTGGCTGGGCGGATGCTGAGGGAAGTATTCGTCATTTAAGTCACAGATGTAGCCAGGCGGGTGTATCCTTCGTGACTGGGCCACGGGGAACAGTTCTCTCATTACGGACACAGGGGTCCCGTGTTGTCGGTGTGAATGTGGCCAGTGGTGACTTTATTCCTGCAAATCAGGTTATCCTTAGTACCGGCGCATGGTCGAATTTGCTTCTGGATGTGACCCATACAGCATCAGCGTCAGGCCAACCTGTAGGCTTCATCCAACTCAGCCCCGAAGAGGCCCGCAGTATCGCGAAGACACCTGTGATGATCAACTTATCAAGTGGCATATTCTGTTTCCCGCCAACACCGGGAACGAACATTCTCAAAGTTGCCCGGCACAGCTACGGCTTTGCAACTTCCATCCGTTCCGTTGCTACGAATCGAACGGTGTCCTCGCCGAAGTTGGGTTCCAATAACGCCGATaaatctttccttcctcagGAGGCGGACAAAGCCCTACGAGACGGTCTTCGGCAGCTCATACCACGCTTCGCCGATCGTCCCTGGTCGAATCGTCGTCTGTGTTGGTATACGGACACCCCAGAGGGTGACTTTGTTGTTGACTATCATCCTCAGATGGATGGGCTTTTTGTTGCTATCGGAGGAGCTGGACA TGGTTTCAAATTCCTACCTGTTCTTGGTCGGTACATAGCCGACCGCTATGAAAATTGTGCCCCCGAGGCCCTCCGACAGAAATGGAGGCTTCGTTTGCCCGATGGCAGTGGAGATTTGAAGATTGGGGACGGAAGCCGGGGAGGACCCCCCTTACGGATGTTGTCCGCTGAAGAACAGAGTAAATTGTAA
- a CDS encoding U2 snRNP complex subunit HSH155 (splicing factor 3b, subunit 1), whose amino-acid sequence MSDSDFEAVRRLQAERNAAAAGKKGSRTFDPSSQRTDNSTKASLTESFDTTLYEREGADRFSGYDTSIAVNGDDEEMEDADGGHRLVGQYTATKSQMDEFAHGNGVEEEDILLGREKAARIADRETDYQKRRFNRGPLTPTRADPFAANTHANVEGEGQTYREVMALRELEKEEERVQKLIAEKQASGENGVAEHEATLKLEDKENTDAGSTVTVATGRKRKQRWDVTSESTEAAPEAPEPQETKKKSRWDQTPSLPVPGAAEEAPKRRSRWDQAPSITSATPVGNQGLATPMHPSQVGAALIPTSFGTDISGRNAPLSDEELDMMLPGEADGYKILDPPPGYAPIRNPARKLMSTPAPMASATGVGGFMMQEPESARALGKQLPTEIPGVGDLQFFKPEDMAYFGKLMEGGDESVMSVDELKERKIMRLLLKVKNGTPPMRKTALRQLTDNARQFGAGPLFNQILPLLMEKSLEDQERHLLVKVIDRVLYKLDDLVRPYVHKILVVIEPLLIDQDYYARVEGREIISNLAKAAGLATMISTMRPDIDHVDEYVRNTTARAFAVVASALGIPALLPFLRAVCRSKKSWQARHTGVKIVQQIPILMGCAILPHLKGLVDCIADNLSDEQAKVRTVTALAVAALAEAANPYGIESFDEILNPLWTGARKQRGKGLAAFLKAVGYIIPLMDEEYANYYTSQIMEILLREFSSPDEEMKKVVLKVVSQCASTDGVTAGYLKEHVLTDFFKSFWVRRMALDRRNYRQVVDTTVDLGQKVGVGEILERVVNNLKDESEPYRKMTVETVEKLIAALGAADISERLEERLIDGVLYAFQEQSIEDIVILNGFGTAVNALGTRCKPYLPQIVSTILWRLNNKSATVRQQAADLISRIAMVMKQCGEDALMGKLGIVLYEYLGEEYPEVLGSILGALRSIVTVVGINQMQPPIRDLLPRLTPILRNRHEKVQENTIDLVGRIADRGPESVNAREWMRICFELLDMLKAHKKGIRRAANNTFGFIAKAIGPQDVLATLLNNLRVQERQSRVCTAVAIGIVAETCAPFTVLPALMNEYRVPELNVQNGVLKAMSFLFEYIGEMAKDYVYAVTPLLEDALIDRDQVHRQTAASVVKHIALGVVGLGCEDAMVHLLNLVFPNIFETSPHVIDRVIEAIDAIRMAVGTGVVMNYVWAGLFHPARKVRTPYWRLYNDAYVQSADAMIPYYPTLEDDGLERSELSIIV is encoded by the exons ATGTCTGACT CCGATTTCGAAGCCGTCCGGAGGCTCCAAGCTGAGCGGAATGCCGCTGCAGCTGGAAAAAAAGGTTCTAGGACCTTTGATCCGTCTAGCCAGCGCACTGACAACTCGACCAAGGCCTCCCTGACTGAATCCTTCGACACCACCCTTTACGAACGCGAAGGCGCCGACAGGTTTTCGGGCTACGACACTTCGATCGCCGTCAatggtgatgacgaggagatggaggatgcggatggtGGCCACCGTCTGGTGGGACAGTATACCGCAACCAAGAGTCAGATGGATGAATTCGCCCATGGTAAtggagtggaggaggaggacatcCTTCTCGGCCGCGAGAAGGCGGCGAGGATTGCAGACCGCGAGACAGACTACCAAAAGCGCCGATTCAACCGTGGCCCTTTGACCCCCACCAGAGCGGACCCTTTCGCTGCGAACACTCATGCGAACGTTGAGGGAGAGGGCCAGACGTATCGTGAAGTCATGGCTCTGCGTGagcttgaaaaagaagaagagcgtgTTCAGAAGCTGATCGCTGAAAAACAGGCCAGTGGCGAGAACGGTGTCGCAGAACATGAGGCCACATTGAAGTTggaggacaaagaaaacactgACGCCGGCTCGACCGTCACCGTTGCTACGGGACGCAAGCGCAAGCAACGATGGGATGTGACTTCCGAGTCGACCGAAGCAGCTCCCGAGGCTCCCGAGCCTCaggagacaaagaagaaatcacGCTGGGATCAAACACCctcccttcctgttcctggcgccgccgaagaagcacCTAAACGTCGATCGCGATGGGACCAGGCACCTTCTATCACATCAGCCACACCCGTTGGCAACCAGGGGCTCGCAACCCCCATGCATCCTTCACAAGTAGGTGCGGCGCTGATTCCAACCAGCTTTGGAACTGATATCTCTGGCCGCAATGCCCCCTTGTCGGATGAGGAACTTGACATGATGCTTCCGGGCGAGGCCGATGGCTACAAAATCCTTGACCCCCCTCCGGGATACGCGCCAATCCGAAACCCTGCAAGGAAACTTATGTCGACTCCAGCTCCCATGGCCAGCGCGACGGGTGTCGGGGGCTTCATGATGCAAGAACCTGAAAGCGCACGTGCCTTGGGAAAACAGCTCCCAACAGAAATTCCAGGAGTCGGCGATCTTCAGTTCTTCAAGCCCGAGGATATGGCATACTTTGGAAAGCTTATGGAAGGTGGAGACGAGAGCGTGATGTCCGTGGACGAGCTGAAGGAGCGGAAGATCATGAGGCTACTGTTGAAGGTCAAGAACGGCacaccaccaatgagaaagaCTGCCCTGCGTCAACTCACAGATAACGCACGTCAATTTGGGGCCGGCCCCTTGTTCAACCAGATCCTTCCGTTGCTCATGGAGAAGTCGCTTGAGGACCAAGAGCGCCACTTGTTGGTCAAGGTTATTGATCGTGTTCTCTACAAgctggatgatcttgtccgCCCCTACGTGCATAAGATTCTCGTCGTCATTGAGCCATTGCTTATTGACCAGGATTATTATGCTCGTGTCGAAGGTAGAGAGATCATCTCCAATCTAGCAAAGGCAGCAGGTCTTGCTACCATGATTAGTACCATGCGTCCCGATATCGACCATGTCGATGAGTATGTCAGAAACACAACCGCACGAGCATTCGCTGTGGTCGCCTCGGCACTTGGTATTCCCgctctcctccccttcctccgTGCTGTGTGTCGCAGTAAGAAGTCTTGGCAGGCAAGACACACTGGTGTTAAGATTGTCCAGCAAATCCCCATTCTTATGGGTTGTGCTATTCTTCCTCATTTGAAGGGTCTGGTGGACTGCATTGCCGACAATCTTAGCGATGAGCAAGCCAAGGTCCGAACTGTTACCGCACTAGCAGTAGCAGCCTTAGCTGAGGCCGCTAACCCGTACGGTATCGAAAGCTTCGATGAGATCCTCAATCCTCTTTGGACGGGTGCTAGGAAGCAGCGTGGTAAAGGTCTGGCTGCATTTCTCAAGGCTGTTGGATATATTATTCCTCTCATGGACGAAGAGTATGCCAATTACTATACCAGTCAGATCATGGAGATCCTACTCCGAGAGTTCTCTTCCCCagatgaggagatgaagaaggttgttCTTAAAGTAGTGTCTCAGTGCGCCAGCACTGATGGTGTGACAGCCGGCTACCTGAAAGAGCATGTTTTGACCGACTTCTTTAAGAGCTTCTGGGTAAGGCGCATGGCCCTTGACAGGAGGAACTACCGCCAAGTTGTCGATACCACTGTCGACCTTGGACAAAAGGTTGGCGTCGGTGAGATCCTCGAACGCGTCGTCAACAACCTGAAAGACGAGAGCGAGCCTTACCGGAAGATGACGGTGGAAACCGTTGAGAAACTCATTGCAGCCCTGGGAGCGGCAGATATTTCCGAGAGGTTGGAGGAGAGACTCATCGATGGTGTTCTCTACGCCTTCCAGGAGCAGAGCATTGAGGATATTGTAATTCTGAACGGGTTTGGAACAGCGGTCAATGCACTTGGTACTCGTTGCAAGCCGTATCTTCCACAGATCGTCAGTACCATTCTTTGGCGATTGAACAACAAGTCCGCTACTGTGCGTCAGCAGGCTGCAGACCTGATTTCTCGCATTGCAATGGTTATGAAGCAGTGTGGGGAGGATGCACTAATGGGTAAGCTTGGTATTGTACTCTACGAGTACCTGGGTGAAGAATACCCAGAGGTCCTTGGTTCCATTCTGGGTGCTCTACGTTCCATTGTGACCGTTGTCGGTATTAATCAGATGCAACCACCCATTCGAGACTTGCTTCCTCGTCTTACACCCATCCTGCGTAACCGTCATGAAAAGGTCCAGGAAAACACCATCGATCTTGTCGGTCGTATTGCGGACCGTGGTCCCGAGTCTGTCAATGCTCGCGAATGGATGCGTATTTGTTTCGAGTTGCTTGACATGTTGAAGGCACACAAGAAGGGTATCCGTCGTGCGGCAAACAACACTTTTGGTTTCATCGCCAAGGCAATTGGTCCTCAGGATGTTCTCGCAACACTGCTTAACAACCTACGTGTGCAGGAGCGTCAGTCACGTGTTTGTACTGCTGTCGCCATCGGTATCGTGGCTGAAACGTGTGCTCCGTTCACTGTGCTTCCAGCTCTGATGAACGAATACCGCGTACCTGAATTGAACGTCCAAAACGGTGTCTTGAAGGCCATGTCCTTTTTGTTCGAATACATCGGCGAGATGGCTAAAGACTACGTTTATGCCGTTACGCCCCTTCTCGAGGATGCTCTTATTGATAGAGACCAGGTGCATCGCCAGACTGCAGCCAGCGTTGTCAAGCACATTGCTTTGGGTGTGGTCGGTCTCGGATGTGAAGATGCAATGGTCCACCTTCTCAACTTAGTATTCCCCAACATCTTCGAAACCAGTCCTCACGTTATCGACCGTGTTATCGAAGCCATTGATGCTATTCGGATGGCCGTTGGCACGGGAGTGGTCATGAACTACGTCTGGGCAGGCCTGTTTCACCCTGCCCGCAAAGTCCGTACACCATACTGGCGGCTTTACAACGATGCTTATGTGCAAAGCGCGGATGCAATGATTCCATATTATCCAActttggaagatgatggcttGGAGAGATCTGAATTGTCCATAATAGTTTAA